In Musa acuminata AAA Group cultivar baxijiao chromosome BXJ2-10, Cavendish_Baxijiao_AAA, whole genome shotgun sequence, a genomic segment contains:
- the LOC135626017 gene encoding uncharacterized protein LOC135626017 has product MALYGTSDALMCRAFPTTLRGPARAWYSSLKAGTVTSFDQLAKDFELNFLAYARPKPSMALLLGLKKEDEPPSHFVNRFTTQIHGLSDAHPSLLMQAFMTGLRPSRFFWSLVERPPAAIPEMLQRASQFIAAETWMAGKREEHKKVKSEPPRQQQSATSRRRLDRPDPRSPLPALNSSRTEIFLHEKGKGLLKDPHPMRSPRELADRSKQIEELILRGHLGQYLRPNKEQSPRPEGPVERHIDVITGGPASGGGSTSGRKAYARTAPDEDSGRKPEPEITFPTGAAERPDHDDTLVISARVANVQVRRIMVDTGSSADILYFDAFRKLGLARENLSPMCSALTGFTGDSISPLGAITLPLTLGTPPRSKTVMTAFLVVDLPTAYNAILGRPTLNKARDVVSTYYQTMKFPTRAGVGEVTGSPRVSRRCYLTAVSLHKRARTGPPLEDPREAKKLAPHPESSGSTVDIPLREARPDQKVKIGSELPERE; this is encoded by the exons ATGGCGCTGTATGGGACTTCCGATGCCTTGATGTGCAGAGCGTTCCCAACAACCCTGCGAGGTCCGGCCCGCGCATGGTATAGCAGCCTGAAGGCCGGGACCGTCacctccttcgaccaactcgctAAGGATTTTGAGCTTAACTTCTTGGCTTATGCCCGACCAAAACCGTCCATGGcattgctcctcgggctcaagAAGGAGGATGAGCCCccctcccattttgtgaaccgctttacgACGCAAATCCACGGATTatcggacgctcacccctctctcttgatgcaagcattcatgacaggcctgcggccctccaggttcttctggtcgctcgtggagCGGCCCCCCGCCGCGATCCCTGAAATGCTCCAGCGTGCCAGTCAATTCATCGCCGCGGAGACCTGGATGGCTGGgaagcgggaggagcacaaaaaggTCAAATCGGAGCCGCCCCGACAGCAACAATCCGCCACCTCCCGGCGAAGGTTGGACAGACCCGACCCAAGGtctcctcttcccgccttgaattcATCCCGAACTGAAATATTCCTacacgagaaggggaaggggctactcaaggaccctcacccgatgaggagcccgcgaGAGCTCGCGGACCGCTCAAA GCAAATagaggagctcatcctcagagggcacctcggccagtacctccgaCCGAACAAAGAGCAGTCACCTCGCCCGGAGGGCCCCGTCGAGCGACACATCGATGTAATAACCGGGGGTCCCGCATCAGGGGGAGGCTCCACGTCGGGCAGAAAGGCGTATGCCCGAACCGCTCCCGACGAAGACTCGGGACGCAAGCCCGAGCCCGAGATtaccttcccaaccggagctGCCGAGCGACCCGACCATGACGACACCCTGgtgatatcggccagggtagccaacgtGCAGGttagaaggatcatggtcgacacggggagctcggccgatatactttacttcgacgccttccggAAGCTGGGCTTGGCTAGGGAGAACCTGAGCCCGATGTGCTCAGCGCTCACCGGGTTCACGGGAGACTCAATATCGCCCCTGGGGGCTATTACTCTACCCTTGACTCTAGGGACCCCACCGAGatcgaagacggtgatgaccgCCTTCCTGGTTGTCGACCTTCCCACTGCTTACAATGCCATACTcggtcggccgaccctcaacaaggccAGAGACGTCGTCTCAACCTACTACCAAACCATGAAGTTCCCGACTCGTGCTGGAGTCGGAGAAGTTACGGGAAGCCCCCGAgtgtctaggcggtgctacctgacCGCCGTTTCTTTGCACAAGAGGGCCAGGACCGGGCCACCACTGGAAGATCCGCGGGAAGCAAAAAAGCTGGCCCCTCATCCCGAGTCGAGTGGGTCCACCGTTGACATTCCTTTGCGAGAAGCTCGGCCAGACCAGAAAGTCAAGATCGGGTCAGAACTGCCCGAGCGGGAATAG